The Sulfurihydrogenibium sp. YO3AOP1 genome has a window encoding:
- a CDS encoding HAMP domain-containing sensor histidine kinase, with product MFLKLTKTINKIGIKITLLYSTLLLLSLIASFFTVYSFFEIYLDDKIKQEITEKAKSYKILFKQEGINGLKKQILKEAEIINNKDEFFKIYDNKGNIILNTNTLIHTQNIVINLENYKKLTPDKYEIVSLDDFYIIIYKLSPKHTLVIGKSKYDKNRLLNRLLSIFYNSGIIVFLLSLIGGFLIANSITRKIKKISNTAKELSTSMKLEKRVPVSQAGDELDDLAIVINNLLDRIEILVKTLKETTESIAHDLKTPIARIRAASENMLMKNKSSKECSDLLVYIIEETESLNQMIADLLTISKLESGTFQLSMEKVNLSKIVKNLYSLFKDYALTKGIKIEIEVDEDIYILGDEKYLSRAIANLLDNAIKFNKQDGKIIIKLKEIEDKVILIISDTGIGIPEDKLDKIFDKFYRADESRGIYMGSGLGLSLVKAVLDRHSAEIKVFSKENEGTTFEIIFNKITNL from the coding sequence ATGTTCTTAAAGCTAACTAAAACTATAAATAAAATTGGAATTAAAATAACGCTTCTGTATTCAACTTTACTTTTATTATCATTAATAGCTTCATTTTTTACAGTTTACTCATTTTTTGAAATCTATCTTGATGATAAAATAAAACAAGAGATTACAGAAAAGGCAAAATCTTATAAAATTCTATTCAAGCAGGAAGGGATAAATGGGTTAAAAAAACAAATCCTAAAGGAAGCTGAAATTATAAATAATAAAGATGAATTTTTTAAAATCTACGACAATAAAGGTAATATTATATTAAACACAAATACACTTATTCATACACAAAATATAGTGATAAACTTAGAAAACTATAAAAAATTAACTCCAGATAAATATGAAATTGTATCTTTAGATGACTTTTATATCATCATCTATAAGCTCTCTCCAAAACACACATTAGTGATTGGAAAATCTAAATATGATAAAAACAGACTTTTAAACAGACTCTTAAGTATCTTCTATAATTCCGGAATTATTGTGTTTCTATTATCATTAATTGGTGGATTTTTAATAGCAAACTCAATAACAAGAAAGATTAAAAAAATTTCAAACACTGCAAAAGAGCTATCTACTAGTATGAAATTAGAGAAAAGAGTTCCTGTTTCTCAAGCTGGAGATGAGTTAGATGATTTAGCAATAGTTATTAATAATCTTTTAGATAGAATAGAAATTCTTGTAAAAACCTTAAAAGAAACTACAGAAAGCATAGCCCACGACCTTAAAACTCCAATTGCAAGAATAAGAGCAGCATCTGAAAACATGCTAATGAAAAATAAATCCAGCAAAGAATGTTCAGATTTATTAGTCTATATCATTGAAGAAACAGAGTCTTTAAATCAAATGATAGCAGACCTTCTTACCATCTCAAAGCTTGAATCTGGAACATTCCAGCTTTCAATGGAAAAGGTAAATTTATCTAAAATTGTCAAAAATTTGTATTCATTGTTTAAAGACTATGCACTAACAAAAGGAATAAAAATAGAAATAGAAGTAGATGAAGATATCTACATTTTAGGCGATGAAAAGTATCTTAGCAGAGCTATAGCAAATTTATTGGATAATGCCATTAAGTTTAATAAACAAGATGGGAAGATTATCATAAAGCTCAAAGAAATTGAAGACAAAGTAATATTAATTATTTCTGATACAGGGATAGGTATTCCAGAAGATAAATTAGATAAGATTTTTGATAAGTTTTATAGAGCCGATGAAAGCAGGGGAATATATATGGGAAGTGGCCTTGGTTTAAGCCTTGTTAAGGCAGTTTTAGATAGACACTCGGCAGAAATTAAAGTATTTAGCAAAGAAAATGAAGGAACAACTTTTGAAATTATTTTCAATAAAATTACAAATTTGTAA